A single region of the Herpetosiphonaceae bacterium genome encodes:
- a CDS encoding helix-turn-helix domain-containing protein — MVGRSKIRADGDERAALRLLARSGHRAEADRARAILLTLEGREAAGIAAALGVHVSTVREWRGLFAKGGTASLQRRKPPGRPSRIGIAATALAEAILDEDDRHDGGWTLPRLRAEIEHRGGPAISDGWLSIQLRRKGSHGAGRLSGPPSRQRWGWGTR, encoded by the coding sequence ATGGTCGGACGATCGAAGATCAGGGCTGATGGTGACGAGCGTGCGGCATTGCGTCTGCTCGCGCGCTCGGGCCACCGCGCCGAGGCAGATCGCGCACGGGCGATCCTGCTGACGTTGGAGGGCCGGGAGGCGGCAGGGATCGCCGCCGCCTTGGGCGTGCATGTCAGCACCGTGCGGGAATGGCGCGGCCTGTTCGCCAAGGGCGGCACCGCCTCCCTCCAGCGCCGCAAGCCACCGGGCCGGCCGAGCCGGATCGGGATCGCAGCGACAGCGCTGGCCGAGGCCATCCTCGACGAGGACGATCGCCACGATGGCGGCTGGACCCTGCCCCGCCTGCGGGCGGAGATCGAGCATCGTGGGGGACCGGCGATCTCGGACGGCTGGCTCTCGATCCAGCTGCGCCGAAAGGGTTCACATGGCGCCGGCCGCTTGTCGGGGCCCCCATCGCGCCAGCGATGGGGTTGGGGCACACGCTGA